A part of Terriglobus roseus genomic DNA contains:
- a CDS encoding acid phosphatase, whose product MAELVEILKFQDARTEQDVLRAKQDDTEEDMFIFVDVMGPNFTSARLPAMAQLSRRLKNDSEIVDPPLKHHFARPRPYVRSDRVHPVCALSKEPSYPSGHAMLGYLFAYVLAQIDPEKHDAILRRADEYAHNRLVCGVHYQSDVEASRIASAILFGAMLNDPSYQHDVQAARQEWNRNKL is encoded by the coding sequence ATGGCGGAGTTGGTCGAGATCCTGAAGTTCCAAGATGCGCGCACTGAACAAGATGTGCTTCGTGCCAAGCAGGACGATACAGAAGAAGACATGTTTATCTTCGTCGATGTTATGGGGCCAAACTTCACGTCTGCACGGCTGCCTGCAATGGCTCAGCTATCGCGTCGTCTCAAGAACGACTCGGAGATTGTGGATCCACCTCTGAAGCATCACTTTGCTCGACCGCGTCCCTATGTGCGATCGGATCGAGTTCATCCCGTGTGTGCACTCAGCAAGGAGCCATCGTATCCAAGCGGTCATGCCATGCTGGGATATCTCTTCGCCTACGTCCTTGCCCAGATTGATCCGGAGAAGCATGACGCAATCTTGAGGCGGGCAGATGAATATGCTCACAATCGTCTCGTCTGCGGCGTCCACTACCAATCCGACGTTGAGGCAAGCCGCATCGCCTCAGCCATACTTTTCGGTGCAATGCTGAATGACCCCAGCTATCAACATGACGTTCAAGCGGCTCGCCAGGAATGGAATCGGAACAAACTGTAG
- a CDS encoding YncE family protein, with translation MKLTHAILSLLALTTCFVSAHAAADKREPLTLLRTTYLPDVVGDFDHFAVDVKRNHLFVAAEIHKSIEMFDLRTGEHLRSIGGFKTPHSIAFAPSKDELMICDGGDSSLVLISGEDFHRLDRIQLVDGSATGKGDSPDAAYFDSENRLYYIGNGGVSANLPDSVISIFSVDENKLIGSIAIPGNNVESMVADKAHNRLYVNIRDKKQIGVVDLNARKVIDTWTTPELSGNTALTMDKESQHIFVAGRKPGLFYVFDSTGKVVSKQDCVNINDDMTWDPILKRVYVSGTQGLSIFHQDDPNTYTAIANIPTNGGKTSYYVPQVHRFFVIHPKTDVDIAALLVYRVNP, from the coding sequence ATGAAACTCACGCACGCTATTCTGTCGCTTCTTGCGCTCACGACTTGTTTTGTCTCGGCTCATGCGGCAGCAGACAAACGGGAACCGCTGACACTGCTACGGACGACCTACCTTCCAGACGTGGTCGGCGACTTTGATCACTTCGCGGTTGATGTGAAGCGAAACCATCTCTTCGTCGCCGCTGAGATACACAAATCCATCGAGATGTTCGACCTCCGGACCGGAGAGCATCTGCGGAGCATCGGTGGATTCAAGACGCCACACTCCATCGCCTTTGCGCCAAGCAAAGACGAACTGATGATCTGTGACGGTGGAGATTCTTCTCTCGTACTCATCTCGGGCGAAGACTTCCATCGCCTCGATCGTATTCAGCTGGTCGACGGCTCAGCAACAGGCAAGGGCGATTCTCCGGATGCTGCTTATTTTGATTCAGAGAATCGGCTGTATTACATCGGGAACGGTGGGGTCTCGGCGAACCTACCTGATTCTGTCATCTCGATCTTCTCCGTCGATGAGAACAAACTGATCGGATCGATTGCAATTCCTGGGAACAACGTGGAGAGTATGGTGGCGGACAAGGCTCACAACCGCCTCTACGTAAACATTCGGGATAAGAAACAGATCGGTGTCGTGGACCTGAATGCACGCAAGGTGATTGACACATGGACAACGCCGGAATTGAGTGGAAATACAGCACTGACCATGGACAAAGAGTCGCAGCACATTTTCGTTGCCGGCAGAAAGCCTGGTCTGTTTTACGTCTTCGATAGCACTGGCAAAGTGGTCTCGAAACAGGACTGCGTCAATATCAACGATGACATGACGTGGGATCCAATACTTAAGCGTGTCTACGTCAGCGGAACACAGGGTCTATCGATCTTCCACCAGGACGATCCGAACACGTACACCGCAATCGCAAACATCCCCACGAATGGTGGAAAGACCTCCTATTACGTTCCGCAGGTACATCGTTTCTTCGTTATCCATCCCAAGACGGATGTGGACATCGCAGCTCTCCTTGTCTATCGCGTCAATCCGTAG